DNA from Aliarcobacter skirrowii CCUG 10374:
AAATATATAAGATATGAACTCTATATTTTAGAGAGCGTTTTAACAAAAATAACTTCAAACTCTAAATAGTTTAAGTTATACTCTTTATACAATCTTTTTGCACTTTCATAAGATAGTTCGCTACTACCACTTACACCTGATTTTTTAATATAATCAAAAAGCTCTTTTTTGTTATCAAACTCTAATTTATAATTTATAGTCTCAAATTCACAAATAAAATATTTGTTAAAAGCTTTTTTTATACTATTTTCATCAAGAATTGGTGATCTATTTTTGCTTATATTTTGAATTGTTTTAAATGTATTTGAGGTAAATAAAACTGCATTTATCTCTTTTGTAATTTTAGATAGATGTTCTACTAACTTTTCTAAATCTGCAGACCATTGAAGAGCTGATGAAGATAATACAATATCAAAGTTTTGATTTTTTGTGTAGTCTATAAACTCTTGAGAATCAAAATTTAAACTTTTCAACTCTAGATTCTTTGCCTTAGGATGAAGATTACACATCTGTTTTGAACCATC
Protein-coding regions in this window:
- a CDS encoding methyltransferase translates to MQKKNQFSKYAKEYQSYNIIQQICAKSLIRELKSKPKNILELGCGSGQVFSNISWDFDRYLAIDGSKQMCNLHPKAKNLELKSLNFDSQEFIDYTKNQNFDIVLSSSALQWSADLEKLVEHLSKITKEINAVLFTSNTFKTIQNISKNRSPILDENSIKKAFNKYFICEFETINYKLEFDNKKELFDYIKKSGVSGSSELSYESAKRLYKEYNLNYLEFEVIFVKTLSKI